Proteins encoded in a region of the Vicia villosa cultivar HV-30 ecotype Madison, WI linkage group LG5, Vvil1.0, whole genome shotgun sequence genome:
- the LOC131608019 gene encoding bidirectional sugar transporter SWEET13-like — MAMHRETWAFVFGLLGNIISFAVFLSPVPTFYIIFKKKSAEGFQSLPYVVALFSAMLWIYYAFVKREAALLLITINTFGIIVESAYLIIFLIYASKKSRLSTIKLLLLLNVFGFGAMLLSTLYLAKGAKRLAIIGWICLVFNISVFAAPLFVISKVIRTRSVEYMPFFLSFFLTINAVMWFFYGLLLKDYYVALPNTLGFVFGIIQMVIYLIYRNATPVLQAPLKGQELSGGHIIDVVKTGSEHNPGGGGGAVGKF; from the exons ATGGCCATGCATCGTGAAACTTGGGCTTTTGTCTTTGGCCTTCTAG GCAACATCATTTCCTTTGCAGTGTTTCTTTCACCAGT GCCAACTTTTTACATAATCTTCAAGAAGAAATCTGCTGAGGGATTTCAGTCACTTCCTTATGTTGTTGCACTTTTCAGTGCAATGCTTTGGATTTACTATGCATTTGTGAAAAGAGAAGCTGCTCTTCTTCTCATCACCATTAACACTTTTGGAATTATTGTTGAATCAGCTTATCTCATAATCTTCCTGATTTATGCCTCAAAGAAATCTagg cTTTCTACCATAAAACTACTTCTCTTGCTGAATGTGTTTGGATTTGGAGCCATGCTTCTATCAACTCTCTACCTCGCAAAGGGAGCGAAACGTCTTGCTATTATCGGATGGATTTGTCTTGTTTTCAACATAAGTGTCTTTGCTGCACCTCTCTTCGTCATC AGCAAAGTCATAAGGACAAGGAGCGTCGAATACATGCCATTTTTCTTGTCCTTCTTTTTAACCATCAATGCTGTTATGTGGTTCTTCTATGGCCTTCTCCTCAAGGATTACTATGTTGCT CTACCAAATACACTTGGATTTGTGTTTGGAATAATTCAGATGGTGATATATTTGATATATAGAAATGCAACACCAGTGCTTCAGGCACCATTGAAGGGTCAAGAACTGAGTGGTGGCCATATCATTGATGTTGTGAAGACTGGATCTGAGCACAATCCTGGAGGTGGAGGAGGTGCTGTTGGCAAATTCTGA